One Streptomyces sp. 840.1 genomic window, GGTCCAGGGCGGGTACGCCTACCTGGGCGTCACCGGTACCGGCACCACCGACGTGTCCACCTGGACCCCCGGCTCCAGCAGCTGGTCCCAGCTGAAGACCAGCTTCAAGACCGGGGCGAACACCACCTCGGTCACCGTGTACACGCACGGCTGGTACGGCCAGTCCGCCTACTTCGTCGACGACCTCTCGGTGAGCGGCCCCGACGGCGGCGGCGGGACGGACCCCGGCCCGGTCATCCCCGCAGCCCCGGCCGGCCTCGCGGTCGGCGCGACCACGGCCTCCTCCGTCTCCCTGTCCTGGAACGCGGTGTCCGGCGCCACCGGCTACACCGTCTACAAGGACGGCGCGAAGGCGACCACCACCACCGGCAACTCGGCCACCGTCACCGGGCTCGCGGCCAACACCGCCTACCAGTTCACGGTGAGCGCCACCAACGCGGCCGGTGAGTCCGTCAAGTCCGCGACCGTCAGCGGCCGTACGGCCGTCGGCGGCGGGACCGACCCGGGCGTGCCGTCCACCTCGGTGCCCAAGCACGCCGTCACGGGCTACTGGCAGAACTTCAACAACGGCGCCACCGTCCAGAAGCTCAGCGACGTGCCCGCGAACTACGACATCATCGCGGTCTCCTTCGCCGACGCCACGACCACGCCCGGCGCGGTCACCTTCAACCTGGACTCGGCGGGCCTGAACGGCTACACCGTCGACCAGTTCAAGGCCGACATCAAGGCGAAGCAGGCGGCCGGGAAGAACGTCATCATCTCGGTCGGCGGCGAGAAGGGCTCGGTCTCGGTCAACAGCGACGCGTCCGCGACCAACTTCGCCAACTCCGTGTACTCGCTCATCCAGGAGTACGGCTTCAACGGTGTCGACATCGACCTGGAGAACGGCGTCAACTCCACCTACATGACGAAGGCGCTGCGCTCGCTGTCGCAGAAGGCGGGCTCCGGTCTCGTCATCACGATGGCGCCCCAGACCATCGACATGCAGTCGACCGCCGGTGAGTACTTCAAGACCGCGCTCGGCATCAAGGACATCCTGACCGTCGTCAACATGCAGTACTACAACAGCGGTTCGATGCTCGGCTGCGACGGCAAGGTGTACTCGCAGGGCTCGGTGGACTTCCTCACCGCGCTGGCCTGCATCCAGCTGGAGGGCGGCCTCGACCCCTCGCAGGTCGGCCTCGGTGTCCCCGCCTCCACCAGTGGCGCGGGCAGCGGCTACGTCGCCCCCTCGGTCGTGAACGCGGCCCTGGACTGCCTGGCCAAGGGCACCGGCTGCGGCAGCTTCAAGCCGTCGAAGACCTACCCCGGTGTGCGTGGCGCGATGACCTGGTCGACCAACT contains:
- a CDS encoding chitinase: MERSPVTSRRGRRTRQGLGAAVAVVAAGALSITGLTGSAQAADVNVAKNAGFESGLANWTCSGGSGATVSSPVHGGTSALKATPAGQDNAQCTQTVAVKPNSTYALSSWVQGGYAYLGVTGTGTTDVSTWTPGSSSWSQLKTSFKTGANTTSVTVYTHGWYGQSAYFVDDLSVSGPDGGGGTDPGPVIPAAPAGLAVGATTASSVSLSWNAVSGATGYTVYKDGAKATTTTGNSATVTGLAANTAYQFTVSATNAAGESVKSATVSGRTAVGGGTDPGVPSTSVPKHAVTGYWQNFNNGATVQKLSDVPANYDIIAVSFADATTTPGAVTFNLDSAGLNGYTVDQFKADIKAKQAAGKNVIISVGGEKGSVSVNSDASATNFANSVYSLIQEYGFNGVDIDLENGVNSTYMTKALRSLSQKAGSGLVITMAPQTIDMQSTAGEYFKTALGIKDILTVVNMQYYNSGSMLGCDGKVYSQGSVDFLTALACIQLEGGLDPSQVGLGVPASTSGAGSGYVAPSVVNAALDCLAKGTGCGSFKPSKTYPGVRGAMTWSTNWDAKSGNAWSNAVGPHVHGLP